The Pagrus major chromosome 5, Pma_NU_1.0 genomic sequence ATAGTGttctgcagggggtgggactccttcaccagcagcgatgacagctgatccatcatcctgctctctcccaccacctgcactgggtcaagagggcgtcccaggatggagctgccttcttgataagtttatcaagtctcttcctgcctgctgccgagatgctgctgctccagcagactactccatagaaaattAAGGATTCTcaaaggatgcagcccctgaattgggacacagccacacacacataatgattgattgattgattgatcggttggttggttggttgattgattgattgattgattgattgattgattgattgattgattgattgactggtTGGTTCTTCAGGGCGGTCTCTCGAGGATCACTCAGGGTCAGCCTCTGGAGGTCGCTTACGGCAGCCAGGTGACTTTAAGAAGCTCCGCCTCCCAGCCCATCCCCTGCTGGCTCCACTCACACAAAGCTAACTATCCAATCAGGTGCTTCCAGTTTACACTGAcccagcagccaatcagaacgcGGTCAGCTGAAGTTTGACTGACTTAATTTCCTGTTGTGTGTTCAGGTATGAGAATGGGCGGGGCAGCTCTCACCAGCAGCAGGTCACCTGTTACCCCTTCAAAGACGTCAACAACTGGTGGATCATCAAAGACCCTGGCAGGTAGGTCACCTGTTTACCCCAGGGCATGCTGGGAGGTCTCCTGTCTGCCCCAGGGCATGCTGGGAGGTCGCCTGTCTGCCCCGGGGCATGCTGGGAGGTTGCCTGTCTGCGACGGGGCATGCTGGGAGGTGtagtctcacctgtctgtgtgtgtcagacaggagCTGGTGGTCAGCAGTCCTCCTCGACCTGTCCGTCATGGTGATGTCATCCAGCTGGTTCATGGGATGACGTCACGCTTCCTCAACAGGTAAACAGCTCACCTTGTTTGATGGACTCTTGTGGTGCATTCAAGGACATCCTGACACTCAGCTGCTGGCGAAGAATCAAATACATGGGTACattacccatgagcctcagctgctGACAGGCAGTCAGGTTTCTGTAAGATGTAGCtccagctagctgctaacagTGCTAAACGGCAGCATTTTaaagctctgtgattggctgtcttgGTAAAATGCACCCTGGGAGTCGTAGTTGACTTCATGAAACAGATCCAaactcttcttctgttctctctgactgtgtgtgtgtgtgtgtgtgtgtgtgtgtgtgtgttgtagtcATGATGTAGCAGCTCCCATGAGTCCTCACGCTCAGGAAGTGTCGGGTTACATCGACTTCAACGTTTCCATGCCGACTCAGAACCTGTGGAGAGTGGTGAGACGAGCTGTGATCACATGATGAACTACAAGCTGTCAAACACGTCGTCTGTTATAAtcatgaaactgtgtgtgtgtgtgtgtgtgtgtgtgtgtgtgtatgtgttttcagGACATCTCTAACAAGGAGGCGGAGTCAGAGTCGTGGAAGACCATCCTGTCTGATGTTCGATTGGTCCACGTCAACACCTCAGCCGTCCTAAGGGTACTGACAGGAAGTGACCACATGTGACAGCTATTTCCTGTGACCATATAAGGACCTTacgacctgtgtgtgtgtgtgtgtgtgtgtgtgtgtgcgtatgtgtgtgtgtgtgtgtgtgtgcgtatgtgtgtgtgcagctgacTGGTGTGTCTCTTCCAGATTGGGGTTTCCGTCAGTTGGAGGTCGTCGCAGACAAACTGTTTAAAGCTCAGAGCAGCAGTTTGGATTGGACGGTCGAAGAGCACCGATATGGAACGAGTacgacctttgacctttgacctttgacctcttgtattttattttatttaatttaaatgttcatGTTCTGTGTGCAGGTCAGGagcagaaggagagggaggCGGAGCTTCATTCTCCGACTCACATCGACGTGGACAGAAAAATCTCCTTCTGGGCCAAATTTTTAGAACTTCAGGTACGACAGTGAACGCATCATCACTTTGTTAACCAatcacatgtgtgtgtctgagtcacACCTAGTTTAACCCAAAGAGCTGAACCTGAGAGCCCTTTGTGCTCTTTGAAACTTTTTCGAACATGTTAACGGTCAAACTGCAACGATCAGTGAAACCTGAGTTTGACTTAAAGTAcgaaaaacatttaaaaacaataaatcaactCTGCTTTCACAAcggctgctgctgatgtcatgTTGCGTTGCCGTGGCAGcagagtgatgatgtcatgttgtgttgccgtggcagcagagtgatgatgtcatgttgtgttgccgtggcagcagagtgatgatgtcatgttgtgttgctgtggcagtggaagatgttgacGGTGAAACAGGAAGACTCTGAGCACAAATACAGCTCCTCCCCCCTCGAGTGGATCACAATGGAAACTAACATCGCATACTGGCTGCACTCCTCCACCaacgtaacacacacacacacgccaaacgcacccaaacacacacactcctgttctgtcctgtgattggctgtctgtGTCTCAGGCTCAGATCCATCTGATTGGTAACCCGGTGTCGTGGGGCGTGGCCAACCTCAGTCTACTGGCCTATCAGCTGCTGGCAGCAGTCTACTTGCtgaggaggaggcggggcttcaaaGACCTCCCTgatggtacacacacacatcccagacacacaaactgactccacacacctgcagacacacgcacacacaagaaTCACACAGTTGTTGAATTGATATCTGCAGAATGATTAAgtaggatgtgtgtgtgtgtgtgtgtgtgtgtgtgtgtgtgtgtgtgtgtgtgtgtgtgtctgcaggtgtgtggagtcagtttgtgtgtctgggatgtgtgtgtgttggcggCTGGGTGGTGAACTTCGTCCCGTTCTTCCTGATGGAGAAAACTCTCTTCCTGTATCACTACCTGCCCGCCCTCTGCTACCTGCACCTGCTGAGCCCCGCCCTgctggagcacacacacactcacctgctcaggtacacacacacacagacacttgcTCAGGTACACACACTTTGCATATTGACTTCATCTTGTtgagttataaaataaaataaaatcgtCTGTTTTCTGCTTAAACTGTCTGTACCGCCTGTTTCTGATTGGCCCGTAACTCTCTTGTTAATGTCGTCTGAGCACAGAGTCCCTCAGACGTGATTGGTGCAGGTGgttcacacaggtgagacgTCATTGGTCAGGACATTAGttcattaataaaatgtttgtgtgtttctgcagcagtgCGACACACCGccgtgtgctgtgtgtgtgtgtgtcggcagTGATGTTGTTGGTCTTCCTGTCGTATCGAACCTTCTGCCCTTTGACCTACGGCAGCCCCGAGCTGTCGGCCAATCAGCTGCAAGGACTGAAGTGGAGAGGCTCCTGGGACATCCTCTTCCGCCGCcggtagacagacagacagagagacgggtTCTCCCTGGTCCAGGATCTGATgttcttgtctttctgtttctgctccGACAAATCTTTAGAAGaagcacctgaacacaccaccaggtgtgtgtctgtgaggtcagaggtgagGTCATGTTGGAGGAGGAGCTTCAGTCCTCTGACCTCAGACTGTGTTCACGCTGGAGAAGTGACTGAATAAAGTTTAGTCAAACAGTCTTCAtggaggagtgaagctgctcagaGGAATGAACAGTAATGTTTggtgtgtgacatcacatgtgtcacttcctgttcgCAGCtctcaaacaggaaacaatgaaGTTTATGTATAAAGTTTATAAAATCAGTCTGTCGTCTAAGTCACTGCTGCAACAGATTAAtgtgaactacaaaataaaataaaacattaacagtTCAAcgttgtgcttttattttgacactttccaaactgttggtgtgtttttgttcacagACGTTTTGGACGTAGATCAGCTGGTTTTAACCCAGTTAGGTGGTGATGAACTCAGACACTTCAggctttaaatgtttcaaatgtttgttgtactttgtgtgtttgtaagttaaAAGTCAATTGCtggttttcagtttttcataataaatttgaataaaaataaaattaaagggtccagaaatcagaaaacaaactaaagttccatttccatgtttttattCGTCCACAGACGGACAGCAGAACTTTGATATTCTTGGATTCATATTGAAAACATGAACGAATGTTGATGCTGAAACTGAAATTCAGTTCTGATGTTTCAGCTGATTCAAACTCTGATGTGGAAAAAGATTTGGGACATTTTGGTGTCCTGTTTGATTTGTGAATCATAAATGATTTAACATGATTTTGCGCAATAATACAGAAAGTATTGAACCAGCAGCAGCTTATACTGAAAGTGTAAAATAATAACTTAAAACATGGGTCAGCGTCAGGAGTGTCTGCAGGTTTAACGAGTTAAACTTTGTGACGAATGTAATTTAATTCCTGTTTCACACCGGATCATTTATGAGGGAGGACTAGGAGGGACGATGTGGACTccagttatttattattaaagcaCATTTTATTAGATAAACTTTTGTTCATTAAATTTAAGACTTTTGATAGCCTGCAGTGTCTTTTTAAGGAAAACGATTTCAATgatttttaacctttaaaactTTAACATCCGCAGAAACTCTCGGAACCAAATAACGGAAGGACCGGAAGTAAAATCGAGGGGAAGAAAATAAAGGGCGGACATATCGAGCTgcgttttgttttgatttgtgtatCAGGTTGTTGGTTTAATACGAAGCAGACAGAcggaaaaataaaagaataaaaactcaGAATTTCTGTTTAATCTGAAACATCGAAGCCGGAACTGAGTGAGAACTGTGACCGCTCGCGGGAGAAGTTGTCCCGCCGCACAGCCTGCTGGGTAATATGTTAACGACAGAGCTGCGTTGATTGGAGCTCCGCGGCGCGTGGAGGCAGAACAGCTCAACTCAGACTGAAGAGAAAACAtagaaaatatagaaaacatAGAAAATATAGAGAGATTTACTgaagacacagaaacaggagACGAGACGGAAGCTGCTGAAGGTCAGAACCATTCAAATCATCACTCAGTGTTCATGTTAGCTGCTAAAGTTAGCATCTACTGACAGAGTAACGTTACTACTCCGTGTAGTAAAAGTAACTACTGTACGTTactctccttctttttctgttggAAACTGTCACAGACCTGAGACAGAAACTCTGGACATGATTCAtctctttatttattatgaGACGTTAAAcccacctgcacctcctcctcagcacCACCTCCTcagcaccacctcctcctcctcaccacctcCTCAGCACCACCTCCTcaacaccacctcctcctcctcaccaccacctcctcctcagcacCACCTCCTcaacaccacctcctcctcctcaccacctcctcctcaacACCTCCTCAGCACCACCTCCTCAGCACCACCTcctcagcacctcctcctcagcaccacctcctcctcaacacctcctcctcagcacCACCTCCTcaacaccccctcctcctcatcaccacctcctcctcatcaccacctcctcctcagcacCACCTCCTcaacaccacctcctcctcctcaccacctcctcctcagcacCACCTcctcaacacctcctcctcagcacCACCTCCTcaacaccacctcctcctcaacACCACCTCCTcaacaccaccacctcctcaaCACCTCctcagcaccaccaccacctcctcaacacctcctcctcagcaccacctcctcctcaacACCTCCTCAGCACCACCTCCTcaacaccacctcctcctcctcaccacctcctcctcagcaccaccacctcctcctcagcaccacctcctcctcctcaccacctcctcctcaccacctcctcctcaccacctcCTCAGCACCACCTCCTcaacaccacctcctcctcctcaccacctcctcctcagcaccaccacctcctcaacacctcctcctcctcaacaccacctcctcctcctcaccacctcCTCAGCACCACCTCCTgagcaccacctcctcctcaccaccacctcctcagcaccacctcctcctcctcaccacctcctgagcaccaccacctcctcagcaccacctcctcctcctcaccacctcctcagcaccacctcctcctcctcaccacctcctcagcaccacctcctcctcctcaccacctcctgagcaccaccacctcctcagCACCACCTCCTgagcaccacctcctcctcctcaccacctcCTCAGCACCGCCCTCCGCTGGAGTAACTACAGTTACTGCAGTAATATGTGATGTTCTGTCAGTATCGGTGTCAGAGGAGACGTTCAGATTGTATCAGTCTGTTCTaataaggtgtgtgtgtgtgtgtgtgtgtgtgtgtgtgtgcgtgcgtgtgtgtgtgtgtgtgtgcgtgtgcgtgtgcagacatgtctgtctctctgtcagcagagagagacaggatcCAGCgacaggtggaggagctggaacAGAGTCTGTCTGTAACTCAAAATGAACTGGATCAGCTGAGCAGTGAGAcaggtacctgtctgtctgtctgtctgtctgtctgtctgtctgtctcacagtccacctgtctctctgtctaacagtgctgttgtgtttctttggTCAGATGGTGAATCAGATGatgacacagaggaggaggacgggcaggtaacacacacacacacacacacacacacacacacacaccagttacCACGGCAACATGAAGGCatatactgaataaacaagcctGACCCTTTATTAACATAAAGATCACATGTGTCTGTAGTTGAGTCTGTTGTTGAGTTTgtagttgtgtctgttgttgtgtctgttgtctgtctgtagttGAGTCTGTTGTTGAGTTTGTAGTTGTGTCTGTAGTTTTGTCTGTTGTTGAGTCTgtagttgtgtctgttgttgagtctgtagttgtgtctgttgttgtgtctgttgttgtgtctgtagttgtgtctgttgttgtgtctgtagttttgtctgttgtctgtctgtagttgagtctgtagttgtgtctgttgttgtgtctgtagttttgtctgttgtctgtctgttgttgagtctgtagttgtgtctgttgttgtgtctgttgttgtgtctgtagttgtgtctgtagttttgtctgttgtctgtctgtagttgagt encodes the following:
- the pomt1 gene encoding protein O-mannosyl-transferase 1: MLQLPLVVTAQVDLVLLLVSLLALWTRLSRLSYPKAVVFDEVYYGQFVSLYMKRVFFIDDSGPPLGHMILALGAYLGGFDGNFVWNRIGAEYPSSVSVWSLRLLPALCGALCVPLVYLLTLELKFSHLSALGAALLLLLENSLIVQSRFMLLESVLIFFVLLAFFSYLRFHNTPSSCFRYGWLLLSGASCAAAVGVKYMGVFSYLLLLGVASLHTWNLIGDRAVSHLSVCVQCVCRVVCLLVVPVLLYVFWFYVHLSLLHRSGPHDQLMSSAFQASLEGGLSRITQGQPLEVAYGSQVTLRSSASQPIPCWLHSHKANYPIRYENGRGSSHQQQVTCYPFKDVNNWWIIKDPGRQELVVSSPPRPVRHGDVIQLVHGMTSRFLNSHDVAAPMSPHAQEVSGYIDFNVSMPTQNLWRVDISNKEAESESWKTILSDVRLVHVNTSAVLRLTGVSLPDWGFRQLEVVADKLFKAQSSSLDWTVEEHRYGTSQEQKEREAELHSPTHIDVDRKISFWAKFLELQWKMLTVKQEDSEHKYSSSPLEWITMETNIAYWLHSSTNAQIHLIGNPVSWGVANLSLLAYQLLAAVYLLRRRRGFKDLPDGVWSQFVCLGCVCVGGWVVNFVPFFLMEKTLFLYHYLPALCYLHLLSPALLEHTHTHLLSSATHRRVLCVCVSAVMLLVFLSYRTFCPLTYGSPELSANQLQGLKWRGSWDILFRRR